tttcaaaattttcacaaTATTCCTCTGATTTTGACcaataaaaatttttatattttctctcctattatatatatatatatatatatatatatatataaattcaagtggctaaaataaaattgtaagtggaaattttttaatcaagaatcatatatctttattttttatttagttttacgaaatttattttgtacgagactaatttcttaaaatttatattatgacacaatttatttaaatttggttttttgaagactaattttttgtattaatattttattaaaatattttgagagaATCTTTGAGTGCTGAGATTGTTTTATGTAGATACTGTTTGGGTATAGATATCCATTAGTTTGTCATTTCAAACGTTTCCTCGTTGtgttaaaactaaattatgataacttttttttttcaaaagccaCCAAATATGAACTTTAAGGAATGGACGTAGTTCCATACCTCTTCACATATTCTGCCCTACCAATTGCTTCGTTTAATGGGAAAGGCATCACTAAAGTTCCCACATCGAACACCTTCTtcacaattaataataatctcatcagaaaacaatttatttacCAGAATATCTGGTGTTTGATTTTAGTTATGTTCGACAACTTTGTTCATTCACAATTCATTCATTCTATGTTCGTGTTGGCTTTTTGCTTCGCTGGTTGTCTTATGAGTTGAGTTGTCATCAAACGCGCATGAACCGCCCTTTTCTTTGATTTGTCAACTAAGGTTAAACTTGGAACTTCACACCATTGtaataacaaaacacacaaatgtaataaaacttaaaaacatatatgccatactatatacatatatgttatTTAGTATATactcaatatttttttactataaagtTTCCTATGAAGGTTGAGTTGATACttcaacaaaaatatcaacatgatcatgtttttttcttttcgggAGAAACAAAAGACTCAATGAACCAtactttcataaaaattattgcCATTCCCATGCAATAATGGaataatgagaagaaaaaagcaaaagaaaataaacatggaATCAACCTTTTAAAGGGGTTATATACatgatatatgatatatgatatTATGATATATCCCTCCCTACACGTGATATTTCTTCaaaacaataactaaaatttaatggttAAGAACATGtataattgtattattaaaaatactGTTATATATGAAGCTATTAACAGTAACTGGTAATTTACTGTGTGTAGATGAGATATGTTGAAGGTGGTTTAAATGAACAGGAAACACCACACACCTGTTCGTTTCGGTTAAaagcaacttttttttttcctctctcttAATGTGTCTGTGTATATGATAAGTCATTAAAAAGcaattgttaatattaatatatattatatggttAAGATTTCATTTTATGAACCCCCACCAAGGAAAAATGAAGAGAGGAAGAGTTAGTTAGGTAGCAGTTGAATCTCCTGGTTCTGGTTTTTGTGATCTCtgaggttgttgttgttgttgttggtcgTAACATGGCATACAGGAGAAGGCAAAGTTTATCAAGGGCTTCCACTTTCAAGGAAGAATTTCATGATCCATCATCATTGGATGTTGCTGCTAAGGATTCTGATCACAACCATGCTTCTCCACCAATCCCCTCACCTCcctcttcttctacttcttcaTCATCTCTCCCTACTCAACCCACCAAACCTTCTGCTTCTCGTTACCAACCCTCTCTTTCCTTCGCATTCGCCACCCCTGACTCTGACTCCGACCATGACCATCAAAGATCCAAGGTATTCATTCCAACAACCTTTCTGTCATCAATTTCCCATCATAACTCTGAAACTCTTGATTTCGTATATAGGTAGACAAGCACTGATAGATTAGATTCACAGacagatagatagatagataaatGTTCAGAATATAAAGGGAGAAGAGATCATCTCAACAATTCAATCTTACAATGAtgaattgaaattgattttgtggCAATCTAATCTGAATCATTCAATCTTGTCACTTGATATGTTATGTGTGCATATGTAAAGTGAGAGTGTGATAAATCTTGATTCAATGATAATCTCAGTATACTTGAACACACACGTATAGTTAATTctttgaatgaatgaatgaatgaatgcaGAGCTTTCAGGCTTTCGGAAATAGCAACTCCAAGTCTGGTTTCTGGGGTGTGATTGCGCAGAAAGCCAAATCAATTCTGGATGATGATAAGCCAATGTCACCACATGCAACCAAGCCCCAAACAACCAAATCATACTCTTTTAATGCCTTTTCAGCTCCTCCTGCAGCTCAGGTGATTGTTACAATGCAGGAACACCTGTAGTATGTGTTATGTGATGCTGCTGTCTAAAATTACATGAACTATTAGACTAAGTTGTGTTTTTTCTGTGGAATGATTAGAACCTTCCTTCACAATCCAAGCCAGTATATGAATCCCTCGACACTAACATAAAAGTGGACAGTCCTAAATTTCGGAAGGGCTTGGACAGAATCACTTCATCCCTCAATCAACTAGGTGACACTTTTGAGAAGGCTTTTGAGGTAAACACTGTCTGCATCATGTACACTCTCATTTTACAATTTGATTTCTCCACAATTCTAGTCCCTCTATATGCACATTGCCATTTTCCATCATTacaattcatattatatatcaaGGTGTGTTGTAAATTGGCTAAATTACTGACACATCGGTAATGTATTATTATTCTGCTTATCAATCTATACATCTGATTAACCAATAATCTAACTAACGTTAATCAGTGTTAAAAAGTATGGTTTGCAAACAGAAGTTTCTCCAATTCAATGATTGTTGTCTAATTTCTTCAGGAAGGCCGAACAATTATGGAGAGTAAGACAGCAGACCTGAGAACTCAAATCAGAAGAAAATCAAGTAACTCAGGGGACACACAGCAAACTTCAGATTTGAGAAATCCGTTGCAAGAAGCTGCTCAGAAAGAGAAGGAATCTAGCCATGAATCAAAACTCAAGGCATCACGCGACGTAAGGTGGCAACTACGCAATCATGTGACACTGCCCTCACTAGTTCATGTAGTGAAGGCATGCAGTGTCTTGCATAATGTTGGAGTTCTTAATAGTTTTAAGTTAGCATTAGAGTGACTATTGTTACCTATATAGGCCTTCATACTCAATGCAGAGGCAGGAAACTAAGTCTAACTTATAGAGTGATAGTTGTATATCTGAATCAGCAGTTTTTGTTTCTTAATGTGAGCAGAGATTCATaatttccttttccttttgcaGGTGGCGCTGGCAACAGCTGCCAAAGCAAAACTACTTCTTCGGGAGCTAAAATCCGTTAAAGCAGATTTAGCTTTTGCTAAAGCAAGATGTGCTCAGCTTgaagaagagaataaaataCTCCGGGACAAAGGGGCCAGTGACAAGGGACAGAACGGTGAAGATGATGAAATTATGGTATTGATCATTCTGATATTTCTGTTGTTCAACACATTTTGGAAATTAACTGTGATgagatgtttttcttttcatgagtctaatccatataaaatattaacaccaCTTTTAATCCAAAATCATAAGAGATTGGTTTTATGCGTTTTTTCTCTTATACGGAATTTAACTTTGTCATTTCTATTTAACGTGAGACTTAAATTCACACTTGGATTATTCATGATCAGAGCTCTGTGTTTTGTTGTGATGTGGTCAGATAAGGCATCAATTGGAGACACTTCTTGCTGAGAAGGCTCGTCTGGCGAATGAAAATGAGACATATGCAAGAGAGAACCGTTTCTTGAGGGAAATTGTGGAATACCATCAACTGACTATGCAGGATGTGGTGTACATAAATGAGGGCATGGAAGAAGTGACTGAAGTTTACCCTTCAGATGGCTCTGGGGTGACAAGGTTGTTATCAGTCACACCACGTTCAGCATCACCTGCTAAGGATGTTCTGCTGTCACCAGGCATACCTCTGCTGTCAAAAGAACTATTTACTGTGAAAGAAGAGGATGAGAAGAGCAATTCAGATGTTGAGACTCCTGCTACTGTCTGAGTTTCTCCACATACAaaatcttctctttctttctttttcttttctttccatgGTTCAGCATTAGATGAGATGAGGTTCTCTTGCTGTGAGGAAAATATGTGCATGCTTTGGAacgtttacttttttttcttcaacctTTTTAGGAAGAGAGTGGGGTGTGTGAAGAGAAAGCCATATTTTTTGCTTTGTGTGTGACTTTCCTTTCATGGTGAGGTTGGTTtggcaaattcattttcataCAAACGTATTGATTGGTCATAATTTTTTGGAATGTGACagttttttctaacattttacAAGTATTATAGAATAGGACAAAGGAAATGTTATACTTCAGATCAAATATATACCAATCTTGGTCTTGGGAGTTCAGAAACTGAAATGCTTTATGAAGAGTTGTAATATGAAGCGAGTTTGGTTCTGCTCAAGGAAATTTGAATACCCTCTTTGAATCATATGATCCATTGCAGCAAATTTTCAGCAACCATTAGTTACTCTTctaaattgattcattgttttcttcattttaattgcATTCACAACTTGGAAACAGTTACATGGCTGTTAGGGATTGATCAACTTTTCCTTAAACACTTGCaaaagaagaaagtaataaaaaataaatctctttcattaagttattaaattaatttaaatttacttataCATAAACtggtttataaaaatattctcaTTTAACTTCTATAAATCTGATTTCCCATTATACctaaatttagttttatctaataaaaatttgttttctttttttatgatgtatttatggaaataatttttaaacaaagtctGCAAAATAAAACTATCCTTTTAATATTGTGAAGCAATTGGCATCCcttaactatattatttattgtgagtcttttcctttttttttttttcttacaaatctctaaggttttttttttccttttatttctcTCGCTTTTTAAAGTGgtgtttctcattttttatttttctcgaACAAAATCTTAATGTTAGAAGGTGATTTATGTGTAAGTAGTCATTTTCAACTatccaaaatttaatttagggCAAGTTTCTCTTTTATTCTAAAGTAAAGTCTCCCACCTTTACTCTGTGTTATTTAGTTAAAAACAAGTAagaaatgtattatttttttaaaaattctgaATTTTTCGATTTGCATAAACATTTATTTGACAAAGTATATTATtaagagattttttttctccaaatatcttattttgatcaaaaattaagttaaaatgaGTGTGGATAActtataacatttaaatatttatgtcctttttgaaaaaaaaaatgattatatacCCATTTGTTTGGTAAATAACtgaattatatatgtatatatattgtataattaGTTTGGGATGTATAGGCATGGCTccagaaaaataaaactaaattcgTTCGACTGTGGTATACTTTGATTAAATCAATCAAATACGATTTGTTTGACGCGCAGGAACAGAAGCAATCGGACTAAAgaacaaaggaaaaatatattttatattttccatCCGTTTATTGGTCTGAATTGAAAAGGATGGACAATAACTCCTTACTTTTCATATTTCCATTTATATTAAACATGTCAtcatatagaaaataaattttatcaactcaCCTTTTGAACTATAATTTTATAccattaaaataatgtttatgtTAAATTCTATTAAAATTGAAGCAAATGAAAGCGATGTACAGTGAGTTTTAAGAAAAATCTGTCTTTGGCCTCTCTCCCTACACCTATTGATTGCTGTTGATTTCAGGTACAAAGAATCTGTGGAACCACCCCATTTACTTCAACACAATTGATTAGTTTAGTTATTGGCACAGCGATTAAACAAGTGAATATGATGAACAGCTGATATTTCTTTCCAACAAATTAAGTACTTGAATGTTGTGTACATGGTCAAATTAAGTACTTCAAAAACATACTAGTATCCACAATTTGACCCATCTAATACATGAAACCAAGTGTGAGATCTTTAACCATAACCTGCCAGTGGGCAACACTCCTTGAGGTGTGCATCAAAACCCACATAAAGTGaaattcaaaagtaaaaaatatgtttaaaattgacAGATTGAGAGGCACTATATGACGGAATAGCTATGCAATTTTGAGAAAGAGACCTTCATTCCTTGCAAATGAAGAGTcgtgtttaattatattttcaatcaacTTCCTAGTTTACAGGGTCATTTAGATACACTCCACCTTTTACTAGTACATTATATGAACGCCTGTACTCAGCTGCATTCATCTTCTCAGTATCCCCACCATTTCCTTCCACAGCATTTTACATGTGTCGATGACTGCTGCTTTGAAAAACTAAAGCTTCAAAGCAGAAAAAACTTCCTGgcttgtatttatatatatatatttatgatttcagAATAACTGGAAAAACAAGCTAGTAGAGCCATCTCCAAATGACCTAAGGTCTGCAGGTTTTACCAAAGCCCTGCACAATGGACAGGTCCTTTCTCTCTCAAACCTGCCAAAATAAGATAATCAGATGTCAGAAAACACAGAACAAAAAATATacagataaaaaattaaaatatttgtgttcACGTGTGTAGTAACCAAACAACAAGAAGCAAAATAAGACCTGCTAACATTTAAAAGGCATGACATAAATTTTATGACATACAAATAAGAAACAACGTATACTTTAAAACACCAGCTTCAAAATTTACATACTTGTGGTAATTTGGTCTTTCAACATTATTCAACTCAAATGTATATGGCAATTTCAGATTATTATGCAGAAAGTCTCACCACTCTGATACGCAGTCTTCACAGAAAATATGTTTACAACGTAGCAAGATTGGGGCATGCATCTTCTCCTGACAAATAGCACATAGATCACCGGCTGCATTGACCTGCCATCAGATAAACTATCTGCATCAACAACTCCGTGTTCCCAGACATGCATATTTAACATACTGTGAAGTGTGCAAATGCCCGTGGCTTAGATATTAGCAAATTCTATCATTTAACTTGCAGAAATGTAATT
This region of Vigna unguiculata cultivar IT97K-499-35 chromosome 5, ASM411807v1, whole genome shotgun sequence genomic DNA includes:
- the LOC114183638 gene encoding uncharacterized protein LOC114183638 isoform X2, which gives rise to MAYRRRQSLSRASTFKEEFHDPSSLDVAAKDSDHNHASPPIPSPPSSSTSSSSLPTQPTKPSASRYQPSLSFAFATPDSDSDHDHQRSKAFGNSNSKSGFWGVIAQKAKSILDDDKPMSPHATKPQTTKSYSFNAFSAPPAAQNLPSQSKPVYESLDTNIKVDSPKFRKGLDRITSSLNQLGDTFEKAFEEGRTIMESKTADLRTQIRRKSSNSGDTQQTSDLRNPLQEAAQKEKESSHESKLKASRDVALATAAKAKLLLRELKSVKADLAFAKARCAQLEEENKILRDKGASDKGQNGEDDEIMIRHQLETLLAEKARLANENETYARENRFLREIVEYHQLTMQDVVYINEGMEEVTEVYPSDGSGVTRLLSVTPRSASPAKDVLLSPGIPLLSKELFTVKEEDEKSNSDVETPATV
- the LOC114183638 gene encoding uncharacterized protein LOC114183638 isoform X1, whose protein sequence is MAYRRRQSLSRASTFKEEFHDPSSLDVAAKDSDHNHASPPIPSPPSSSTSSSSLPTQPTKPSASRYQPSLSFAFATPDSDSDHDHQRSKSFQAFGNSNSKSGFWGVIAQKAKSILDDDKPMSPHATKPQTTKSYSFNAFSAPPAAQNLPSQSKPVYESLDTNIKVDSPKFRKGLDRITSSLNQLGDTFEKAFEEGRTIMESKTADLRTQIRRKSSNSGDTQQTSDLRNPLQEAAQKEKESSHESKLKASRDVALATAAKAKLLLRELKSVKADLAFAKARCAQLEEENKILRDKGASDKGQNGEDDEIMIRHQLETLLAEKARLANENETYARENRFLREIVEYHQLTMQDVVYINEGMEEVTEVYPSDGSGVTRLLSVTPRSASPAKDVLLSPGIPLLSKELFTVKEEDEKSNSDVETPATV